One genomic segment of Rivularia sp. PCC 7116 includes these proteins:
- a CDS encoding M3 family metallopeptidase — MTTNVAISDNPLLKCSGLPPFTEVKPEHVEPALNQLLTELNEELTQLEANIKPTWSGLVEPLERLTERLTWSWGIVSHLMGVKNSPELRQAYETSQPKIVQFSTRIGQSKPIYNAFKALREGDKWNSLDSAQQRIVESSIRDAELAGIALEGEAQERFNAIQMEMAELSTKFSNHVLDATKAFKLKLVNPEEVEGLPPSWLSLAAQAARDAGESNATPENGPWLVTLDFPSYAPFMQHSKRRDLREQMYKAFISRASTGELDNRPIIKRILDLRQELAQLLGYKNYAEVSLASKMAPSVEAVDKLLEELRLTSYDAARKELEELKQFAASKNAPEANDLKNWDISFWSERQREEKFSFTQEELRPYFPLPQVLDGLFGLVKRLFNVSVTSADGQAPVWHENVRYFQIADETGNPIAYFYLDPYSRPAEKRGGAWMDTCLNRHKIEEKGKNEIQLPVAYLICNQTPPVDDKPSLMTFTEVETLFHEFGHGLQHMLTKINYPSAAGINNVEWDAVELPSQFMENWCYERPTLMGMAKHYETGEPLPEHYYQKLVAARNYMSGSGMLRQLHFSLLDIELHYRYRPDGSETPEDVRNRIAENTTILPPLPEDNFLCAFGHIFAGGYAAGYYSYKWAEVLSADAFAAFEEAGLENEQALKTTGKRYRDTVLALGGSKHPMEVFKSFRGREPSTEPLLKHNGLKSAA, encoded by the coding sequence ATGACTACGAACGTTGCTATCTCAGATAATCCCTTGCTCAAATGTTCGGGTTTACCTCCTTTTACAGAAGTTAAACCGGAACATGTAGAACCTGCTTTAAATCAATTACTTACAGAATTAAACGAAGAACTTACTCAATTAGAAGCTAATATCAAACCAACCTGGAGCGGTTTGGTAGAACCTTTAGAACGGTTAACCGAACGTTTGACTTGGAGTTGGGGCATTGTTAGCCATTTGATGGGTGTGAAAAATAGCCCGGAATTACGTCAAGCTTACGAAACTTCACAGCCAAAAATAGTCCAGTTTTCTACTCGAATTGGTCAAAGTAAACCCATCTATAACGCTTTTAAAGCTCTGCGAGAAGGGGATAAATGGAACAGTTTGGATTCAGCCCAACAAAGAATTGTTGAATCCTCCATCCGCGATGCAGAACTTGCTGGTATTGCTTTAGAAGGTGAAGCTCAAGAACGTTTCAATGCTATCCAGATGGAAATGGCTGAACTTTCCACCAAGTTCTCTAACCATGTTTTGGATGCAACAAAAGCTTTCAAGTTAAAACTTGTAAACCCTGAAGAAGTCGAAGGTTTACCTCCTAGCTGGCTGAGTTTAGCAGCACAAGCAGCACGAGATGCAGGTGAGAGCAATGCGACTCCGGAAAATGGTCCTTGGTTGGTGACTTTGGACTTTCCTAGCTATGCTCCTTTTATGCAGCACAGTAAGCGGCGGGATTTGCGCGAACAAATGTACAAAGCCTTTATATCTCGCGCATCTACCGGAGAATTAGATAATAGACCGATAATTAAACGTATTTTGGATTTAAGACAAGAACTAGCTCAATTACTTGGATATAAAAATTATGCCGAGGTCAGTTTAGCTAGTAAAATGGCTCCGAGCGTTGAAGCAGTAGACAAACTTCTCGAAGAATTACGTCTTACTAGTTACGATGCTGCACGTAAAGAATTAGAAGAACTCAAGCAATTTGCAGCTTCTAAAAATGCTCCAGAAGCTAACGACTTGAAAAACTGGGATATCAGCTTTTGGTCGGAACGTCAACGAGAAGAGAAGTTTTCTTTTACTCAAGAAGAGTTACGTCCTTATTTCCCTCTTCCTCAAGTACTTGACGGTTTATTTGGATTAGTAAAACGTTTATTTAACGTTAGCGTTACTTCTGCTGACGGACAAGCTCCTGTATGGCATGAAAATGTCCGTTATTTTCAAATAGCTGACGAAACGGGAAATCCCATAGCTTACTTTTACTTAGATCCCTACAGTCGTCCGGCGGAAAAACGTGGTGGTGCATGGATGGATACCTGTCTAAATCGCCATAAAATTGAGGAAAAAGGTAAAAATGAGATCCAATTGCCCGTTGCTTACTTGATTTGCAATCAAACTCCTCCAGTTGACGACAAACCCAGCTTAATGACCTTTACGGAAGTCGAAACCCTCTTCCACGAATTCGGTCACGGTTTGCAGCATATGCTGACCAAAATTAATTATCCTAGCGCTGCCGGTATTAATAATGTTGAATGGGATGCCGTAGAATTACCCAGTCAGTTTATGGAAAACTGGTGCTACGAACGTCCAACTTTAATGGGAATGGCAAAGCACTACGAAACTGGCGAACCTCTACCAGAGCATTATTATCAGAAACTGGTAGCAGCACGTAACTATATGAGTGGTAGTGGCATGTTGCGTCAATTGCACTTTAGCTTGCTCGATATAGAACTACACTACCGCTATCGTCCCGATGGTAGCGAAACTCCAGAAGATGTACGCAACCGCATCGCCGAAAATACTACAATATTGCCACCGCTACCGGAAGATAATTTCCTCTGTGCTTTCGGACATATTTTTGCTGGTGGATATGCAGCCGGTTATTACAGCTATAAGTGGGCTGAAGTCTTAAGTGCGGATGCTTTTGCTGCTTTTGAAGAAGCCGGATTAGAAAACGAACAAGCACTTAAAACCACCGGCAAACGCTACCGCGATACCGTACTTGCTTTGGGTGGTAGCAAACATCCGATGGAAGTATTCAAATCTTTTCGGGGTAGGGAACCAAGTACCGAACCTTTACTCAAGCACAATGGTTTGAAAAGTGCGGCTTAG
- a CDS encoding PAS domain S-box protein, translating into MHLYAQSNDDSQLLQVLLEHTPVAVAMFDTQMCLMAASRKWLTDYNLDSECLINRCYYEIFPQASDKWKMIHQRCLAGAVASCEADKMVGVDGEQWIKWECRPWNQNNGEIGGIIFSYEKVTEQMLCEQALTANERRFQKLAANLPGVVYQFRLNANGEMSFPYMSSGCRRFLEIEPFKAEQDFSAVFDLIHPDDRESYLESMKLSADTLLPWLWEGRVVIPSGKCRWVRCILRPERQAGCDILWSGLMIDISDKIQIEEQLRQYQQDLESKVHYRTTELKAANKQLQAQVAQRQKVEKTLHQTEAQLEKMAVNVPGMIYQYVLCPDGSNYFSYVSPGCYNLFELTPEQMQGDIENIFKRVHPDDLLIFQQSIATSAQSLQLWKQEWRITTSSGELKWLKGHSKPEKQANGDIVWDGMVMDITELKHAEDALKQSEEKFRTLFEKSADGILLYNGQVFFDCNQAAAEMMGCTNRAQLMRMAPSAISPEFQPDGTSSFDKQRQLTEIAFANGGHRFEWVIRRIDGQDMPLEVQLTAIPLNGEQVFYTIWRDITDRKQAEAALKQSEARYRELANREKLVNTLASQIRNTLDIDTVVETAINKIKHLLNIDRCSFSWFQPSAEPPIWETIKESKNDSLPSLIGRHSIDKVGSVTELFIKQEILKIDDAKKCEEPIHRQFLESLGIKSEIVLPIQTRSGHIGVIVCGHWTETRPWTNSEVELLQTVVDQLAIAINQADLYAETQQTALNAQKQAQQIEQTLQQLQKTQSQLVQSEKMSGLGQLVAGVAHEINNPVNFIYGNLIHANNYAEDILGLLKLYEQEYPEPTSEIQEEIEALEVDFLVSDLPKLMKSMMVGAERIRGIVQSLRTFSRLDEAEMKTVDIHEGIESTLMILQHRLKPKQENRGIEIIKQYANLPKVVCFAGQLNQVFMNLLANAIDTLEEGVIKGKVSAPQVKIKTEILENDHIAIHIIDNGMGITEEVQRRLFDPFFTTKPVGVGTGLGLSISYQVIVDRHGGQLHCFSELGKGTEFIIEIPTIQPNNS; encoded by the coding sequence ATGCATCTGTACGCACAGTCTAATGATGATTCTCAACTGCTTCAAGTTCTTTTAGAGCATACACCTGTAGCTGTTGCAATGTTTGATACTCAGATGTGCCTCATGGCAGCAAGTCGTAAATGGCTTACAGATTATAACTTGGATAGTGAATGTTTGATAAATCGTTGTTATTACGAAATATTTCCCCAAGCTTCGGATAAATGGAAGATGATTCACCAGCGTTGTTTAGCTGGTGCAGTCGCAAGTTGCGAAGCTGACAAAATGGTGGGTGTTGATGGTGAACAGTGGATTAAGTGGGAATGTCGTCCCTGGAATCAAAATAATGGTGAAATTGGGGGAATAATCTTTTCATACGAAAAAGTTACAGAACAAATGCTTTGCGAGCAAGCATTAACAGCCAACGAAAGACGCTTCCAAAAACTAGCTGCAAATTTACCGGGAGTTGTATATCAGTTTCGCTTAAATGCAAATGGCGAAATGTCATTTCCTTATATGAGTTCTGGTTGTCGGAGGTTTCTGGAAATAGAACCATTTAAAGCCGAGCAAGATTTTAGCGCTGTTTTTGATTTGATTCATCCAGACGATAGAGAATCTTATTTAGAATCAATGAAACTGTCAGCAGATACATTATTACCGTGGCTGTGGGAAGGAAGAGTGGTTATACCCTCTGGTAAATGCAGATGGGTTCGATGCATATTACGACCGGAAAGACAAGCTGGTTGCGATATCCTCTGGAGTGGTCTGATGATTGATATCAGCGACAAAATACAAATCGAAGAGCAGTTACGGCAATATCAGCAAGATTTGGAAAGCAAGGTACATTATCGCACGACCGAACTTAAAGCAGCGAATAAACAACTACAAGCTCAAGTTGCACAAAGACAAAAAGTTGAAAAGACATTACATCAAACAGAAGCACAGCTAGAAAAAATGGCTGTTAACGTTCCGGGGATGATTTATCAATACGTACTGTGTCCGGATGGTTCTAATTATTTTTCCTATGTTAGTCCTGGTTGTTATAACCTTTTTGAATTAACACCTGAACAGATGCAAGGAGATATTGAAAATATTTTTAAAAGAGTTCATCCAGATGACTTACTAATTTTCCAGCAGTCAATCGCAACTTCTGCTCAAAGTTTGCAGCTTTGGAAACAAGAATGGCGAATTACAACTTCGTCAGGAGAATTGAAGTGGTTAAAGGGACATTCTAAACCAGAAAAGCAAGCCAACGGTGATATTGTTTGGGATGGAATGGTAATGGATATTACCGAGCTTAAACACGCAGAGGATGCACTCAAACAAAGCGAAGAGAAATTCCGTACCTTGTTTGAAAAATCGGCAGATGGAATTCTTTTATATAATGGTCAGGTTTTCTTTGACTGCAATCAAGCAGCAGCAGAGATGATGGGCTGTACTAACAGAGCGCAGTTAATGCGTATGGCTCCATCAGCAATTTCTCCCGAATTTCAGCCCGATGGAACATCTTCTTTTGATAAACAAAGACAATTAACGGAAATTGCATTTGCGAACGGTGGTCATCGCTTTGAGTGGGTAATTCGCCGTATAGATGGTCAAGATATGCCTCTTGAAGTTCAATTAACTGCTATTCCTTTAAATGGCGAACAAGTATTTTATACAATTTGGCGAGATATTACAGATCGTAAACAAGCAGAAGCTGCACTAAAGCAGTCAGAAGCACGATATAGAGAACTAGCCAATCGCGAAAAATTGGTTAATACTCTCGCCAGCCAAATTCGTAATACTCTCGATATAGACACAGTAGTTGAAACGGCAATTAACAAAATTAAGCATTTATTAAATATCGATCGTTGTAGCTTCTCTTGGTTTCAACCCAGTGCCGAACCTCCAATTTGGGAAACGATTAAAGAATCAAAAAACGACAGTTTGCCTAGTTTAATAGGTCGCCATTCTATAGATAAAGTCGGCTCGGTAACAGAACTGTTTATAAAACAAGAAATATTGAAGATAGATGATGCGAAGAAGTGCGAAGAACCAATACATCGGCAATTTCTAGAATCTTTAGGAATTAAATCAGAAATTGTACTACCAATTCAGACTCGTTCTGGTCATATAGGTGTAATTGTTTGCGGACATTGGACGGAAACTCGTCCTTGGACTAATAGTGAAGTAGAGTTGCTACAAACAGTGGTAGACCAACTTGCAATCGCGATTAATCAAGCTGACCTCTATGCAGAAACTCAGCAAACCGCACTAAATGCTCAAAAACAAGCACAACAGATAGAGCAAACGTTGCAGCAACTCCAGAAAACCCAATCTCAGTTGGTGCAAAGTGAAAAAATGTCTGGTTTGGGTCAGTTAGTGGCTGGAGTCGCTCACGAAATCAACAATCCCGTTAACTTTATTTACGGTAATTTAATTCATGCGAATAATTATGCCGAAGATATATTGGGTTTACTCAAGCTTTACGAACAGGAATATCCCGAACCAACTTCGGAAATACAAGAAGAGATTGAAGCTCTTGAAGTCGATTTCTTAGTTTCAGATTTACCTAAATTAATGAAGTCGATGATGGTAGGAGCTGAGAGAATTCGTGGAATCGTACAATCTTTGAGAACCTTTTCCCGTCTTGACGAAGCAGAAATGAAGACGGTAGATATTCATGAAGGCATTGAAAGTACTTTAATGATTCTGCAACATCGCCTCAAACCCAAGCAGGAAAATAGAGGCATTGAGATAATTAAACAATACGCTAACTTACCAAAAGTTGTGTGTTTTGCTGGACAACTTAACCAAGTATTTATGAATTTACTTGCTAATGCTATCGATACATTAGAAGAGGGAGTAATCAAAGGTAAAGTATCTGCTCCTCAAGTTAAAATTAAGACGGAAATATTAGAAAATGACCATATTGCTATTCATATCATAGATAATGGTATGGGAATTACTGAAGAAGTGCAGAGACGTTTATTTGACCCATTTTTTACAACTAAACCAGTTGGAGTTGGAACTGGTTTAGGTTTATCGATTAGTTATCAAGTTATTGTTGATAGACATGGGGGTCAACTGCATTGCTTTAGTGAATTGGGCAAAGGGACTGAATTTATAATCGAAATTCCTACTATTCAGCCAAATAATAGTTAA
- a CDS encoding universal stress protein — translation MMQNILLAVSGLGHAEEMLKLMEAIPSIQRAKVTVLHVVPPQTTAETMTAKWEEGGRILASAIQKLQLNPNQVNSVLRQGEPKDVVCQVADEIDADLIIMGSRGLKRLESILANSVSQYVFQLSSRPMLLVKDDIYVKAVNRVMVAVDKSDASQYCLDLALFLLKDIKGGELILTHVMTDLKSPSAETAQLNADKHPILEAATKKAQMQGVKCRSTLSIGKPGEKICNLAEEMNVDLLLVGSPDRRPSIAKSFVDLDKLLGTSLSDYVRINATCPVLLARTSAA, via the coding sequence ATGATGCAGAATATTTTGCTAGCTGTCTCAGGATTGGGACATGCGGAAGAAATGCTGAAACTGATGGAAGCAATACCATCAATTCAACGGGCAAAAGTTACTGTTTTGCACGTTGTACCTCCTCAAACTACCGCCGAAACAATGACAGCGAAGTGGGAAGAAGGCGGTAGAATTTTAGCAAGCGCTATTCAGAAGTTGCAGCTAAACCCCAATCAAGTTAATTCCGTGTTACGCCAAGGTGAACCCAAAGATGTTGTTTGCCAAGTGGCAGATGAAATCGATGCCGATTTGATTATCATGGGTTCGAGAGGACTTAAGCGTCTGGAATCAATTTTGGCTAATTCGGTTAGTCAGTATGTCTTTCAGCTGTCTTCTCGTCCTATGTTACTGGTGAAGGATGACATTTATGTCAAAGCAGTGAACCGGGTGATGGTGGCGGTTGACAAATCTGATGCGTCACAGTACTGCTTGGACTTGGCTTTATTCTTGCTAAAGGATATCAAAGGCGGCGAATTGATTTTAACTCACGTTATGACCGATTTAAAGAGTCCTTCGGCAGAAACCGCACAGCTTAATGCTGACAAACATCCTATTTTAGAAGCAGCAACTAAGAAAGCCCAAATGCAAGGTGTTAAATGTCGCAGTACACTCAGCATTGGCAAACCGGGTGAAAAAATTTGTAATCTGGCAGAAGAGATGAACGTAGACTTATTGTTAGTCGGTTCTCCAGATCGTCGTCCTTCAATAGCTAAAAGCTTTGTTGATTTAGATAAACTTTTAGGTACTTCTCTGTCAGATTATGTCAGAATTAATGCTACTTGCCCAGTTCTATTAGCGCGCACTTCCGCAGCTTAA
- a CDS encoding 2Fe-2S iron-sulfur cluster-binding protein, translating to MGNINFVKENKEVIAADGANLRLKAIQNNIDIYKVWGKMMNCGGAGQCGTCIVEITEGMENLSPRTDAEKKILKKKPENYRLACQTLVNGAVSVATKP from the coding sequence ATGGGCAACATTAATTTTGTAAAAGAGAATAAAGAAGTTATAGCCGCCGATGGTGCAAATTTGCGATTAAAAGCCATACAAAACAATATTGATATTTATAAAGTATGGGGAAAAATGATGAATTGCGGAGGTGCAGGGCAGTGTGGCACCTGTATTGTAGAGATAACAGAAGGGATGGAAAATCTCTCACCTCGCACGGATGCAGAAAAGAAAATTTTGAAAAAAAAGCCAGAAAATTATCGTCTTGCTTGCCAAACTTTGGTTAATGGTGCTGTAAGTGTTGCAACCAAACCTTAA
- a CDS encoding methyltransferase gives MTDLVSFAQQQDKQDKSNIWLSNGKPKFTVPTCDDGLLWETWMSMFHFPTLTVADELGLFPLIAEAPKTASEVSESLSLSERATEALLGVMTSLGYLVQQNGKFNLTKASINFLLPQSPYYWGGMLKLMANNPLSHSVLLEGLKNDRSSVYQEQDVWEAHEVEIDKARLFTGAMQSMTMPGALGVAHHGNFAQTQRLLDVGGGSAAVSVALAQRYPQIECTILDLPVVCEIAQDYISKAGFSNRIDTYSANFFTDTFPIGYDAVLFSNIFHDWGWKKCQHLAKSSFEALPKGGRIYLHEMLLNDTKDGPTPAASYSMCMIWWTQGKQYTASEVTLLLQEAGFEDISITSTHSYFSLVSATKP, from the coding sequence ATGACAGATTTAGTATCATTTGCACAGCAGCAAGACAAACAAGATAAGAGTAATATTTGGTTATCAAATGGAAAACCTAAGTTTACTGTGCCTACCTGTGATGATGGATTGCTTTGGGAAACCTGGATGTCTATGTTTCATTTTCCTACTCTTACAGTTGCAGACGAGTTAGGCTTATTTCCTTTAATTGCAGAAGCTCCAAAAACAGCATCTGAAGTAAGTGAAAGTCTTTCTTTGAGCGAGCGTGCGACTGAAGCTCTTTTAGGAGTAATGACCTCATTAGGCTACTTAGTTCAGCAGAATGGTAAATTTAATCTCACCAAGGCATCCATCAACTTTTTACTTCCTCAAAGTCCTTATTATTGGGGCGGGATGTTGAAGCTGATGGCAAATAATCCCCTATCACATTCTGTATTGCTCGAAGGTTTGAAAAACGATAGGTCAAGCGTTTATCAGGAACAGGATGTTTGGGAAGCCCACGAAGTAGAGATTGATAAAGCTAGATTATTTACAGGTGCTATGCAGAGCATGACAATGCCCGGTGCTTTAGGAGTAGCACATCATGGTAACTTTGCCCAAACACAGCGTCTTCTTGATGTAGGGGGTGGTTCTGCTGCTGTATCTGTAGCTTTAGCCCAACGCTATCCTCAAATTGAGTGTACTATTCTTGATTTACCAGTTGTATGCGAAATTGCACAAGATTATATTTCTAAGGCTGGATTCTCAAATCGAATAGACACATATTCCGCAAACTTTTTTACTGATACTTTTCCCATTGGTTATGATGCTGTTTTATTTAGTAATATTTTCCATGATTGGGGATGGAAAAAATGCCAGCATTTAGCAAAAAGCAGTTTTGAAGCATTACCTAAAGGGGGACGTATTTACCTACATGAAATGCTTTTGAACGATACAAAAGATGGGCCAACACCAGCGGCTTCCTACTCGATGTGTATGATTTGGTGGACTCAAGGTAAGCAATATACAGCAAGTGAAGTCACTCTACTTTTACAAGAAGCAGGATTTGAAGATATTTCCATAACTTCGACTCATTCTTACTTTTCATTAGTTAGTGCAACCAAACCATAA
- the psbM gene encoding photosystem II reaction center protein PsbM gives MQTNDLGFIASILFVLVPAIFLVLLYTLTVSREGGRKDT, from the coding sequence ATGCAAACTAATGACTTGGGATTCATAGCGAGCATTTTGTTCGTATTAGTTCCCGCAATCTTTTTAGTATTACTTTACACTCTAACTGTTAGCCGTGAAGGCGGAAGAAAAGATACTTAA
- a CDS encoding photosystem II reaction center protein K — protein sequence MEVAVLLAKLPEAYQVFDPLVDVLPIIPVFFLLLAFVWQAAVGFK from the coding sequence ATGGAAGTAGCAGTATTATTAGCGAAATTACCAGAAGCTTATCAAGTTTTTGACCCTTTAGTGGATGTTCTCCCAATTATTCCCGTTTTCTTCTTGTTACTAGCTTTTGTTTGGCAAGCTGCTGTAGGTTTTAAATAA
- a CDS encoding sodium:calcium antiporter codes for MNVIQLILYIGLIAISTAVVWKGSSMLETAAEGLSQYYRLPPIVQGSVVVAVGSSFPELSSTVLATLVHGQFDLGVAAIVGSAIFNILVIPGISGLVGQRLSADRLLVYKDAQFYITSITVLLLAFTFAVIYNPVEGVMLQGEMNRLIALMPLSLYGLYLFLQQQDTIEENQTNKEEPPQNIRIGREWLRFLFSLVLIVVSVEGLVSGAIGLGKVLNTPTFLWGITVIAAGTSLPDAFVSIRAAQKGDGIISLANVLGSNIFDLLVAIPVGVMIAGASIIDFAVAAPMMGVLTFATIVLFAMLRTGLVLSKKECVVLLGMYGLFVIWIVLETLDITHVI; via the coding sequence ATGAATGTAATACAGTTAATTTTATATATCGGTCTAATAGCAATATCTACTGCTGTAGTTTGGAAAGGTAGCTCTATGCTAGAAACGGCTGCCGAGGGTTTATCACAATATTACCGATTACCGCCTATTGTTCAAGGAAGCGTTGTTGTAGCGGTAGGCTCAAGTTTTCCAGAATTATCTAGTACGGTGCTTGCTACTCTCGTTCACGGACAGTTTGATTTAGGTGTTGCAGCCATTGTCGGTTCGGCTATTTTTAATATTCTTGTCATTCCTGGAATTTCTGGTTTGGTAGGGCAACGCTTAAGTGCCGATAGGCTTTTAGTTTATAAGGACGCTCAATTTTATATTACTAGTATTACTGTATTGTTATTGGCTTTTACTTTTGCAGTTATTTATAACCCCGTAGAAGGTGTGATGTTACAGGGTGAAATGAACCGATTAATTGCTTTAATGCCTTTATCTCTTTACGGGCTATATTTATTTTTACAGCAGCAAGACACTATAGAAGAAAACCAAACCAATAAAGAGGAACCTCCCCAAAATATCCGTATCGGTAGGGAATGGCTGCGATTCTTATTCAGTTTAGTTCTTATTGTTGTCAGTGTTGAAGGATTAGTGTCCGGAGCAATTGGTTTGGGAAAAGTTTTGAATACACCAACTTTTCTCTGGGGTATCACTGTAATCGCTGCCGGTACTAGCTTGCCCGATGCTTTCGTTAGTATCCGCGCTGCTCAAAAAGGTGATGGTATTATTAGTCTTGCTAACGTATTAGGCAGCAATATTTTTGATTTACTCGTAGCAATTCCCGTAGGAGTCATGATTGCTGGTGCTTCGATCATTGATTTTGCTGTTGCTGCTCCGATGATGGGTGTATTAACTTTCGCAACTATCGTGTTATTTGCGATGCTTCGCACTGGCTTAGTTTTGAGCAAAAAGGAATGTGTTGTATTGCTGGGTATGTATGGATTATTCGTAATATGGATCGTACTAGAAACTCTTGATATTACTCATGTGATTTGA